A window of Syntrophus gentianae contains these coding sequences:
- a CDS encoding beta-ketoacyl-[acyl-carrier-protein] synthase family protein translates to MNRRVAVTGIGVVSPLGVGKKVFSRRLFAGESGIAEVASFDTSPFPSHRGAEVRDFEPRDFVALKSLRRMDRLSSMVVASARMALEDAGLEIFEGNRDRTGIILGTAFGGTDVKTRCARILATEGPAGINPILVPNSVMNAPAGHASIELGFRGINTTVTHNGTSAETALAYAAAEISRGRADILLAGGADILSEFFFETMVHFHGLSPQDGQEERAVPFDKARNGYVLGEGCGLLCLEPLDRVRQRGTEPYCEMTGWGLGSSPAPSTDWPEDPKGLILTIHRALQSAGCSPGEIDLVLACANGGRKLDQMEASALLQIFGEGGIRPRVTSIQGALGESFSSEGIRAAALALAFREGRVPPTLGVSSPLAPLALVTGKSRETTIRLALLDAASFGGTYAALVFAAPEN, encoded by the coding sequence ATGAACCGGCGGGTGGCCGTTACCGGCATCGGGGTGGTTTCCCCCCTCGGGGTGGGGAAAAAAGTTTTTTCCCGGCGGCTCTTTGCCGGAGAATCCGGCATTGCCGAGGTCGCGTCTTTTGATACGTCACCCTTTCCTTCCCATCGCGGGGCGGAGGTGCGGGACTTCGAGCCCCGGGATTTTGTCGCCTTGAAAAGCCTGCGCCGGATGGACCGCCTTTCGTCCATGGTCGTGGCTTCGGCCCGTATGGCCCTGGAGGATGCGGGCCTTGAGATTTTCGAAGGAAACCGGGACCGGACGGGGATTATTCTGGGGACGGCTTTCGGCGGGACGGATGTCAAGACCCGCTGCGCCCGCATTCTGGCGACGGAAGGTCCGGCCGGCATTAATCCCATTCTTGTCCCCAACTCGGTGATGAACGCCCCGGCAGGCCATGCCTCCATTGAACTGGGCTTCCGGGGGATCAATACGACCGTGACCCACAACGGGACCTCGGCGGAAACGGCCCTGGCCTACGCGGCGGCGGAGATCTCCCGGGGGAGGGCGGATATCCTGCTGGCGGGAGGGGCCGATATCCTTTCGGAGTTTTTTTTCGAGACGATGGTCCATTTCCATGGTCTTTCCCCCCAGGATGGCCAAGAGGAGCGGGCCGTCCCCTTTGATAAGGCCCGCAATGGCTATGTCCTGGGCGAAGGCTGTGGGTTGCTGTGCCTGGAACCTCTGGATCGGGTTCGGCAGCGGGGAACTGAACCGTATTGTGAAATGACGGGATGGGGCCTGGGCTCATCTCCGGCACCGTCCACAGACTGGCCGGAAGATCCGAAAGGGTTGATCCTGACCATTCACCGGGCATTGCAATCCGCAGGATGCTCTCCCGGCGAAATCGATCTTGTCTTGGCCTGTGCCAACGGCGGCCGGAAGCTGGACCAGATGGAGGCCTCCGCCCTCCTGCAGATCTTCGGGGAAGGGGGCATTCGACCTCGGGTTACCTCTATTCAGGGAGCCCTTGGAGAGAGTTTTTCTTCAGAAGGAATCCGCGCGGCAGCCCTGGCTCTGGCTTTCCGGGAAGGGCGGGTTCCTCCTACCCTTGGAGTCTCATCACCCTTGGCGCCTCTGGCGCTGGTGACGGGAAAGAGCCGGGAAACAACGATTCGCCTGGCTTTGCTCGATGCGGCCTCCTTCGGTGGGACTTATGCCGCCCTGGTCTTTGCCGCACCGGAAAATTAA
- a CDS encoding beta-ketoacyl-[acyl-carrier-protein] synthase family protein codes for MQGKRVVITGLGTVNALGTNAAELAEALQQGRCGIGPVSLFDTGPFRTHTGAQIRNFDPGALISREYPLKRLSRADRMALAATLEALRDAGLYPLPEELCLDTGVIVGGGSGGKLEAETFFDEYLEKGGPRAHFSRLASLSCASSADAIATKLKLWGPKTTLMTACSAGSTAVGLARDLIRYGAARIMIAGGVEPMCRTTYASFNALKAVDPDPCKPFDRERQGLSLGEAAAILILEALQDARRRGAKIYGEVLGYGVTCDAHHMTAPDIEASGAVRAMKAALADAGLEPGQVDYINAHGTGTPANDGTETRAIRSVFGQQAYTIPVSSTKSMTGHTLGASGALEAVISLLAIDRGFIPPTISYQSPDPDCDLDYVTEGARFIAPDIVLSNSFAFGGNNTTVIFGRYREEGREKGADS; via the coding sequence ATGCAGGGAAAACGGGTGGTCATTACCGGATTGGGCACGGTCAATGCCCTGGGGACCAATGCAGCGGAATTGGCGGAAGCCCTGCAACAGGGGCGATGCGGCATAGGTCCCGTGAGCCTCTTTGATACCGGACCTTTCCGGACCCACACGGGGGCTCAGATCCGGAACTTTGATCCCGGAGCGCTTATTTCCCGGGAATATCCGCTGAAACGGCTGTCCCGGGCCGACCGGATGGCTCTGGCCGCCACCCTGGAAGCCTTAAGGGATGCCGGGCTTTATCCCCTGCCCGAAGAGCTGTGTCTGGATACGGGAGTCATCGTCGGTGGGGGATCGGGGGGGAAACTGGAGGCGGAGACCTTTTTCGACGAGTATCTTGAGAAAGGCGGACCTCGAGCGCATTTTTCCCGGCTGGCCAGTCTTTCCTGCGCGTCTTCGGCGGATGCCATCGCCACAAAACTAAAACTCTGGGGTCCCAAGACCACGTTGATGACGGCCTGTTCCGCGGGATCGACGGCGGTCGGCCTGGCCCGCGACCTCATCCGCTACGGCGCCGCCCGGATCATGATTGCCGGAGGTGTGGAACCCATGTGCCGGACAACCTATGCCTCCTTCAACGCCCTGAAGGCGGTGGATCCCGATCCCTGCAAACCCTTTGACCGGGAGCGTCAGGGCCTCTCCCTCGGGGAAGCCGCGGCTATCCTGATTCTGGAGGCGCTACAGGACGCCCGTCGCCGGGGAGCGAAGATTTACGGGGAAGTCCTGGGCTATGGAGTCACCTGTGATGCCCATCACATGACGGCCCCGGATATCGAGGCTTCAGGAGCAGTGCGGGCCATGAAGGCGGCGCTGGCTGACGCGGGTCTTGAGCCGGGGCAGGTGGATTACATCAATGCCCACGGGACGGGCACACCGGCCAACGACGGGACGGAAACCCGGGCGATCCGTTCCGTTTTCGGCCAGCAGGCTTACACGATTCCCGTCAGTTCCACCAAGTCCATGACCGGCCATACCCTGGGGGCATCCGGCGCGCTGGAGGCGGTTATTTCATTGTTGGCGATCGATCGGGGCTTCATTCCGCCGACGATTTCCTATCAATCCCCCGATCCCGACTGCGATCTCGATTATGTCACGGAAGGGGCGCGGTTTATCGCTCCGGACATTGTCCTTTCCAATTCCTTCGCCTTCGGCGGCAACAACACGACGGTGATTTTCGGTCGATACCGGGAAGAGGGAAGAGAAAAGGGGGCAGACTCATGA